In Colletotrichum destructivum chromosome 1, complete sequence, the sequence TGAAGTTCTGGATGTACGCATATTCGCTGTTGACGTTGAACTTGACTCGGGACATGGGGACATCCATGAAGATGCTGTCAAACACCTGGCAGAGGGCGGCGCTGCAGTTCGGACCAAACAGTTAGCAACACCATCAAAATCATCAGGGTCCCACTATAAAACACAtggcgggggaggggtatCCGATCACCACGTACCCGGTACCGCATTGCTCGACCTTTGTGATGTTGAGGGACAGCAGCTGGTTCAACCACTGAATAAGTTCCTGTCTGGAGAGTCCATGGCGTGTTAGCAGAGAGTTCCGACGCGCCAACGTCTGGAGATGCGGCCAAACACAACGCCGAAATGGTGGTGTGGAAGGGGATGGAAGCTCGCCCACCTGGATTCACCCATCTTGTCTGTGTGTGCGTGGGTGTGTTTTGCgttttgtgtgtgtgtgtgtttccACGGATGGATGGGACTAGTGTGGACGGCCGGGTGAGTCGAGATGCGCGCTCGAAGGAAGGAAAATCGGTTGAAAAAGACGCTCGGGAGAAGCAGATAGACGCGGTGGTagtcgaggagaagacgcGGGAAAGTGAGGCACCAAGTTTGGTTAGGACCGAAAAAGACAAGTTGTAGAGTCAACAGGGCGGCAGAAATTAAATCTCGTTGCTCTGTCGGCGCCCCGGCGGCGTGAAGGCAGCCAAAATTGTTGCCAATAAGCTGTGAGTGGTCGCCCAATCAACCATGGTGGGGTCCCCCCGTCGGGACTTGCCCCTGCGGCCCTGCCCCCTACTGTCGCTGGACACTGGACGAAGGAGAGATGGAAGATGACAAAGGGCATCACGTGCCCGTGAGGATGTACGTACCGATTTGGAGCATTCAAGATACTAACCCCACCCATTGTCTGACCGCCTTTGTCGAGGGTCGCTTTTGAAGACGGCAGAAAAAGTTGAGCTCCACCCTCCGTCCAGAAAAATTTCTGGCTCAGGAACAGCGCCGAAGCTTGGGAAGAACGAAGCGTGCGAGGGCCAGAACGATATACCCCGCGATCCCGACTTTCGCTCTCTCTACAACCTCTGCCACAATCCCTCAACATGGCTCCCTCTAACAAGCGCaagcccgtcgacgacgattTCGTCCACACCATCTCCGACAATGACGAAGACATCATCCAAGAGGAGGCCCCCGTCGCAGCGCCCCCCAAGAAAAAGGTGAAAACCTCCAAGAAATCGAAAAAGGCCGCTGCGAGGGAGGACACCCCCGAGGAAGAAGTAAATGAGGGCATCTGGGGCGcaaaggacgaggacgatggcgccATGGACTCGGATTTTGAGTTTGCGCAAGACGGTGCCGTCGAATTCGGCGACGCGGAGCTCGAGGGCTGGGGTTTCGAGGGTGCAAAGAAGTCGATGAACAGTAACACAACACTCGGTGTCGACCTGGACGAAATCATCCGCAGGAGGCGCTcaaagaaggacggcaaTGACAAGCCGGAAGAGGCACaagaggaggccgtcgacgacgaggttgaaAACGACATGGATGTGGACATCGacctcgatgacgatgacgacgaagtcctggccgacgacgccttcgGCATGGGCATAGACCCCGACGCTAAGCAATCCGGATCCGAAGACGAGGGTTCTgacgcggacgaggccggtgacgacgacgacgatgcagCATCAGACAACGACTCCGTTGCGACGCCCGTCGACCACCCCGAGGACAATCGCGAttcggacgacgacgaggaagaggaggacgccgaggagcaggccaagcgcgacgccttcttcgcccCCGAGGAGCCAGCGAAACCTGGCAAGAAAGATACCGCGTCGTCCTTCCAGGCCATGTCGCTGTCGCGCCCTCTGCTGAGAggtctcgccgccgttggtTTCTCCAAGCCGACGCCCATCCAGGCCAAGACCGTTCCCATTGCGCTGATGGGCAAGGACGTTGTTGGTGGCGCTGTGACGGGTTCCGGAAAgacggccgccttcgtcgtcccCATTCTCGAGCGTCTTCTGTACAGACCCAAGAAGGTGCCGACCAGccgcgtcgtcatcctcacgCCGACACGTGAACTGGCCATCCAGTGTCACGCCGTTGCCACCAAGCTGGCCGCTTACACCGACATCAAGTTCACCCTGGCCGTTGGTGGTCTGAGTCTCAAGGCCCAGGAGGTAGAGCTGAGGCTTCGTCCGGACGTCATCATTGCCACGCCCGGTCGTTTCATCGACCACATGAGGAACTCTGCCAGCTTCAACGTCGACACGGTGGAGATTCTcgtgctggacgaggccgatcGCATGCTTGAGGACGGtttcgccgacgagctgaaCGAGATCCTGACGACGCTGCCCAAGTCCAGACAGACGATGCTCTTCTCTGCGACGATGACGTCATCTGTCGACAAGCTCGTGCGCGTGGGAATGAACAAGCCGGCCAGAGTCATGGTTGATTCGCAGAAGAACAAGACGGTCGGCACCTTGGTGCAGGAGTTTGTCCGACTGCGCCCTGGCCGCGAGGACAAGCGCATGGGCTACCTCGTCCACATCTGCAAGACAATGCACACGGAGCGtgtcatcgtcttcttccgccAAAAGAAGGAGGCTCACCGCGCGAGAATCATCTTTGGTCTGCTCGGCATGTCCTGCGCCGAGCTTCACGGCAGCATGAACCAGGCTCAGGTAAGCCAAGCCCAGTCGGAAATCAAACGTTTTGCACAAGGGGACCCCCACTAACAGTGCATGCAGAGAATTGCCAGTGTCGAGAATTTCCGTGACGGCAAAGTCAACTACCTCCTGGCGACGGATCTGGCTTCGCGTGGTCTCGATATCAAGGGCGTCGACACGGTCATCAACTACGAGGCACCCCAAAACATTGAGATTTACGTGCACAGAGTCGGACGTACGGCGCGTGCCGGCAGGACGGGTATCGCCATCACGCTGGCGGCCGAGCCGG encodes:
- a CDS encoding Putative ATP-dependent RNA helicase DEAD-box, Helicase superfamily 1/2, ATP-binding protein: MAPSNKRKPVDDDFVHTISDNDEDIIQEEAPVAAPPKKKVKTSKKSKKAAAREDTPEEEVNEGIWGAKDEDDGAMDSDFEFAQDGAVEFGDAELEGWGFEGAKKSMNSNTTLGVDLDEIIRRRRSKKDGNDKPEEAQEEAVDDEVENDMDVDIDLDDDDDEVLADDAFGMGIDPDAKQSGSEDEGSDADEAGDDDDDAASDNDSVATPVDHPEDNRDSDDDEEEEDAEEQAKRDAFFAPEEPAKPGKKDTASSFQAMSLSRPLLRGLAAVGFSKPTPIQAKTVPIALMGKDVVGGAVTGSGKTAAFVVPILERLLYRPKKVPTSRVVILTPTRELAIQCHAVATKLAAYTDIKFTLAVGGLSLKAQEVELRLRPDVIIATPGRFIDHMRNSASFNVDTVEILVLDEADRMLEDGFADELNEILTTLPKSRQTMLFSATMTSSVDKLVRVGMNKPARVMVDSQKNKTVGTLVQEFVRLRPGREDKRMGYLVHICKTMHTERVIVFFRQKKEAHRARIIFGLLGMSCAELHGSMNQAQRIASVENFRDGKVNYLLATDLASRGLDIKGVDTVINYEAPQNIEIYVHRVGRTARAGRTGIAITLAAEPDRKVVKAAVKAGKAQGAKIMSRVIEPTEADKWQAQVDEMADEIEEIMVEEKQEKQFAQAEMQVRKGENILQHEAEIKGRPKRTWFETEQDKKKAKEAGRDELNGPKGKKQKLSNKDKKKLDAKAMRSEDKVWKKGRAERAGQGAVLNLKKQPKKKNVPAKGRTRAKLARERR